One genomic region from Cydia pomonella isolate Wapato2018A chromosome 4, ilCydPomo1, whole genome shotgun sequence encodes:
- the LOC133517044 gene encoding proton channel OtopLc isoform X5 encodes MGKEKHQPMEAEVKVATVELEAVDNMATLPVGQHRQQGSDIAIAEKHNTANKEMELKCVQPKPSKKTSLFIISSFIYAKLLVVVCIAYVISDVITHNLPLYYYEGFFTYLYGMSILFLLYVFCFLLQESACCSGSPPKPKPPPKEKKPKKEKEKKTKDKDAKEGKDGKEGKDGKKDGKKEGKGKDKDKDAGKEKPTKEAKKQSQFQEVYPRKMRDKVRQQQLQIQMALYASDQQQDIVEMEAGPVARPVRRRKTSQNEHSHGSFFLRIGAIAFGLGTMIYNGLEFGTFFELPLDSPCYLILKGVNPVLQMVFTFMQMYFIFMNSRLNIHRFKVIARFGLMHVVATNICVWIRTLVLESLKEITDYHVKYPNGVSGETVLGGVIRKHTLRHSGKVFGAASTAATAIASTAVNSAKALGNSIGITTTSAPITTPTTTTTPSPYLSGFNMGGFPSKSKIIDTIKSTIGYDNGMVYGREQDAWPNDNPFTTTTHAPLVDEKVTQSQSAMLEVYQGFYSSTLKPIVSTMVQSSTPGSYFTSRDEWGNNVETYRVDEPPHSPANNSSEVFESLYNLQPQALIANIDNTTVCGRIPIMGTIVTDSAPYLYPFIIEYSLIGAAVIYVMWKHIGRYPSVANDEDLERRLEAVLSRRAAALAAAQRGNRVDCAGASKGLFCGLLLLVASLICLILFFVLIRHQELKRISIYLADVSHCALMVLSILAILIGFIRGRVMRWSNTPSYTEPLRRVQSLKFRSEEQSDLNDILLRVSAFGLFVYAVFSVIAGGMGAFTHEPNLLVMITGCLSVFQVILQLLFIADVSRRRVHLPEQERSKPARQAVTFLLICNVTMWLIYTFEAQKVLANPVQLDFYGYVAWSLVQRFTLPLCIFHRFHSAVTLAEIWKTSYKARLE; translated from the exons ATGGGGAAGGAGAAGCATCAGCCGATGGAGGCTGAGGTGAAGGTGGCCACAGTGGAGCTGGAGGCGGTGGACAACATGGCGACTCTGCCGGTGGGCCAGCACCGCCAGCAGGGTAGCGACATCGCCATCGCCGAGAAACACAACACGGCTAATAAGGAAATGGAGCTCAAATGCGTGCAGCCGAAGCCATCCAAAAA AACCTCCCTGTTCATCATCTCAAGTTTCATCTACGCGAAACTTCTGGTGGTGGTTTGCATCGCCTACGTGATCAGCGATGTCATCACACACAACCTGCCCCTGTACTACTATGAAGGATTCTTCACCTACCTCTATGGCATGAGCATATTGTTTTTGCTCTACGTTTTCTGCTTCCTACTTCAAG AAAGCGCCTGCTGTAGTGGAAGTCCTCCAAAACCTAAGCCACCCCCAAAAGAGAAGAAACCGAAGAaggaaaaagaaaagaaaaccaAAGATAAAGACGCGAAAGAGGGAAAAGACGGCAAAGAAGGCAAAGACGGAAAGAAAGATGGAAAGAAAGAAGGCAAAGGCAAAGACAAGGATAAGGATGCCGGAAAAGAGAAACCAACCAAAGAAGCCAAGAAACAAAGTCAATTCCAG GAGGTGTATCCCCGTAAGATGCGTGATAAAGTTCGTCAACAACAATTACAGATTCAAATGGCGCTGTATGCGTCAGACCAG CAACAAGATATTGTGGAGATGGAAGCCGGACCAGTGGCCAGACCAGTACGCAGAAGGAAGACTTCACAAAATGAGCATAGCCATGGTAGCTTTTTCCTACGAATTGGAGCTATTG CATTCGGCTTGGGTACCATGATATACAACGGCTTAGAATTCGGAACTTTCTTTGAGCTGCCCCTCGATTCCCCTTGCTATCTTATCTTGAAGGGGGTAAACCCAGTACTGCAGATGGTTTTCACCTTCATGCAGATGTACTTTATTTTCATGAACTCTcga TTGAACATTCATCGATTCAAAGTTATTGCCCGATTTGGATTAATGCACGTCGTAGCGACTAACATCTGTGTATGGATAAGAACATTGGTCTTAGAATCTTTAAAGGAAATCACCGACTACCATGTGAAGTATCCCAATGGAGTGTCCGGCGAGACAGTTCTTGGAG gGGTCATTCGTAAGCATACTTTGAGACACTCTGGGAAAGTGTTTGGAGCTGCTAGCACGGCTGCAACTGCTATTGCCTCAACAGCCGTAAACTCTGCCAAAGCCTTAGGAAATTCCATTGGTATTACCACAACCTCTGCCCCCATAACAACTCCTACAACGA CGACCACTCCCTCACCATATTTGAGCGGGTTTAATATGGGTGGTTTTCCTTCGAAATCGAAAATAATCGATACCATTAAGAGTACTATAGGGTACGATAATGGGATGGTTTATGGTCGCGAACAAGACGCTTGGCCCAACGATAATCCTTTCACAACGACTACACATGCCCCACTGGTTGATGAGAAAGTGACTCAATCTCAGTCGGCAATGTTAGAAGTGTACCAAGGGTTTTACTCGTCGACCTTGAAACCGATTGTCAGCACTATGGTGCAAAGTTCGACCCCTGGCTCGTACTTCACTAGCAGGGACGAATGGGGTAACAATGTCGAAACCTACCGCGTTGACGAACCGCCTCACTCGCCAG CGAACAATTCTTCGGAAGTGTTCGAGTCTTTATACAACCTGCAACCGCAAGCGCTGATTGCCAACATCGATAACACCACAGTATGCGGCCGAATCCCAATTATGGGAACCATCGTTACAGACTCCGCTCCTTACCTTTACCCGTTCATCATCGAGTACTCTTTGATCGGGGCCGCCGTTATCTACGTCATGTGGAAGCACATTGGCCGCTATCCTAG CGTGGCCAACGACGAAGATCTGGAAAGACGTCTGGAAGCTGTTCTATCCCGCAGGGCAGCAGCACTGGCAGCAGCTCAACGTGGAAACCGCGTCGACTGCGCCGGAGCTTCCAAAGGACTCTTCTGTGGACTGCTGCTATTGGTTGCTTCGCTCATCTGCTTGATACTCTTCTTCGTGCTCATTAGACACCAAGAGCTGAAGCGCATCTCGATCTATTTGGCTGATGTATCCCATTGCGCTCTGATGGTTTTATCTATATTGGCGATCTTAATCGGATTTATACG TGGTCGAGTAATGAGATGGAGCAATACCCCCTCCTACACCGAACCTCTCCGCAGGGTGCAATCGCTGAAGTTCCGCTCCGAAGAACAGTCGGACTTGAATGACATCCTGCTGCGCGTGTCTGCCTTCGGTCTCTTCGTGTACGCCGTGTTCAGCGTCATCGCTGGTGGGATGGGAGCTTTCACCCATGAGCCGAATTTGCTCGTCATGATTACTGGATGCTTAAGTGTTTTTCAG GTGATACTCCAACTGTTGTTCATCGCCGACGTGTCCCGCCGCCGCGTGCATCTCCCTGAGCAGGAACGCAGCAAGCCGGCGCGCCAGGCCGTCACTTTCCTGCTCATCTGCAACGTTACCATGTGGCTCATTTACACCTTCGAGGCACAGAAAGTACTGGCCAATCCC GTGCAACTGGACTTTTATGGCTACGTGGCCTGGTCCCTGGTTCAACGCTTCACTCTGCCACTTTGCATCTTCCACCGTTTCCACTCAGCTGTAACTCTAGCAGAGATATGGAAGACCAGCTACAAAGCGCGCCTGGAGTGA
- the LOC133517044 gene encoding proton channel OtopLc isoform X6: protein MGKEKHQPMEAEVKVATVELEAVDNMATLPVGQHRQQGSDIAIAEKHNTANKEMELKCVQPKPSKKTSLFIISSFIYAKLLVVVCIAYVISDVITHNLPLYYYEGFFTYLYGMSILFLLYVFCFLLQESACCSGSPPKPKPPPKEKKPKKEKEKKTKDKDAKEGKDGKEGKDGKKDGKKEGKGKDKDKDAGKEKPTKEAKKQSQFQEVYPRKMRDKVRQQQLQIQMALYASDQQQDIVEMEAGPVARPVRRRKTSQNEHSHGSFFLRIGAIAFGLGTMIYNGLEFGTFFELPLDSPCYLILKGVNPVLQMVFTFMQMYFIFMNSRLNIHRFKVIARFGLMHVVATNICVWIRTLVLESLKEITDYHVKYPNGVSGETVLGGVIRKHTLRHSGKVFGAASTAATAIASTAVNSAKALGNSIGITTTSAPITTPTTTTTPSPYLSGFNMGGFPSKSKIIDTIKSTIGYDNGMVYGREQDAWPNDNPFTTTTHAPLVDEKVTQSQSAMLEVYQGFYSSTLKPIVSTMVQSSTPGSYFTSRDEWGNNVETYRVDEPPHSPANNSSEVFESLYNLQPQALIANIDNTTVCGRIPIMGTIVTDSAPYLYPFIIEYSLIGAAVIYVMWKHIGRYPSVANDEDLERRLEAVLSRRAAALAAAQRGNRVDCAGASKGLFCGLLLLVASLICLILFFVLIRHQELKRISIYLADVSHCALMVLSILAILIGFIRVQSLKFRSEEQSDLNDILLRVSAFGLFVYAVFSVIAGGMGAFTHEPNLLVMITGCLSVFQVILQLLFIADVSRRRVHLPEQERSKPARQAVTFLLICNVTMWLIYTFEAQKVLANPVQLDFYGYVAWSLVQRFTLPLCIFHRFHSAVTLAEIWKTSYKARLE from the exons ATGGGGAAGGAGAAGCATCAGCCGATGGAGGCTGAGGTGAAGGTGGCCACAGTGGAGCTGGAGGCGGTGGACAACATGGCGACTCTGCCGGTGGGCCAGCACCGCCAGCAGGGTAGCGACATCGCCATCGCCGAGAAACACAACACGGCTAATAAGGAAATGGAGCTCAAATGCGTGCAGCCGAAGCCATCCAAAAA AACCTCCCTGTTCATCATCTCAAGTTTCATCTACGCGAAACTTCTGGTGGTGGTTTGCATCGCCTACGTGATCAGCGATGTCATCACACACAACCTGCCCCTGTACTACTATGAAGGATTCTTCACCTACCTCTATGGCATGAGCATATTGTTTTTGCTCTACGTTTTCTGCTTCCTACTTCAAG AAAGCGCCTGCTGTAGTGGAAGTCCTCCAAAACCTAAGCCACCCCCAAAAGAGAAGAAACCGAAGAaggaaaaagaaaagaaaaccaAAGATAAAGACGCGAAAGAGGGAAAAGACGGCAAAGAAGGCAAAGACGGAAAGAAAGATGGAAAGAAAGAAGGCAAAGGCAAAGACAAGGATAAGGATGCCGGAAAAGAGAAACCAACCAAAGAAGCCAAGAAACAAAGTCAATTCCAG GAGGTGTATCCCCGTAAGATGCGTGATAAAGTTCGTCAACAACAATTACAGATTCAAATGGCGCTGTATGCGTCAGACCAG CAACAAGATATTGTGGAGATGGAAGCCGGACCAGTGGCCAGACCAGTACGCAGAAGGAAGACTTCACAAAATGAGCATAGCCATGGTAGCTTTTTCCTACGAATTGGAGCTATTG CATTCGGCTTGGGTACCATGATATACAACGGCTTAGAATTCGGAACTTTCTTTGAGCTGCCCCTCGATTCCCCTTGCTATCTTATCTTGAAGGGGGTAAACCCAGTACTGCAGATGGTTTTCACCTTCATGCAGATGTACTTTATTTTCATGAACTCTcga TTGAACATTCATCGATTCAAAGTTATTGCCCGATTTGGATTAATGCACGTCGTAGCGACTAACATCTGTGTATGGATAAGAACATTGGTCTTAGAATCTTTAAAGGAAATCACCGACTACCATGTGAAGTATCCCAATGGAGTGTCCGGCGAGACAGTTCTTGGAG gGGTCATTCGTAAGCATACTTTGAGACACTCTGGGAAAGTGTTTGGAGCTGCTAGCACGGCTGCAACTGCTATTGCCTCAACAGCCGTAAACTCTGCCAAAGCCTTAGGAAATTCCATTGGTATTACCACAACCTCTGCCCCCATAACAACTCCTACAACGA CGACCACTCCCTCACCATATTTGAGCGGGTTTAATATGGGTGGTTTTCCTTCGAAATCGAAAATAATCGATACCATTAAGAGTACTATAGGGTACGATAATGGGATGGTTTATGGTCGCGAACAAGACGCTTGGCCCAACGATAATCCTTTCACAACGACTACACATGCCCCACTGGTTGATGAGAAAGTGACTCAATCTCAGTCGGCAATGTTAGAAGTGTACCAAGGGTTTTACTCGTCGACCTTGAAACCGATTGTCAGCACTATGGTGCAAAGTTCGACCCCTGGCTCGTACTTCACTAGCAGGGACGAATGGGGTAACAATGTCGAAACCTACCGCGTTGACGAACCGCCTCACTCGCCAG CGAACAATTCTTCGGAAGTGTTCGAGTCTTTATACAACCTGCAACCGCAAGCGCTGATTGCCAACATCGATAACACCACAGTATGCGGCCGAATCCCAATTATGGGAACCATCGTTACAGACTCCGCTCCTTACCTTTACCCGTTCATCATCGAGTACTCTTTGATCGGGGCCGCCGTTATCTACGTCATGTGGAAGCACATTGGCCGCTATCCTAG CGTGGCCAACGACGAAGATCTGGAAAGACGTCTGGAAGCTGTTCTATCCCGCAGGGCAGCAGCACTGGCAGCAGCTCAACGTGGAAACCGCGTCGACTGCGCCGGAGCTTCCAAAGGACTCTTCTGTGGACTGCTGCTATTGGTTGCTTCGCTCATCTGCTTGATACTCTTCTTCGTGCTCATTAGACACCAAGAGCTGAAGCGCATCTCGATCTATTTGGCTGATGTATCCCATTGCGCTCTGATGGTTTTATCTATATTGGCGATCTTAATCGGATTTATACG GGTGCAATCGCTGAAGTTCCGCTCCGAAGAACAGTCGGACTTGAATGACATCCTGCTGCGCGTGTCTGCCTTCGGTCTCTTCGTGTACGCCGTGTTCAGCGTCATCGCTGGTGGGATGGGAGCTTTCACCCATGAGCCGAATTTGCTCGTCATGATTACTGGATGCTTAAGTGTTTTTCAG GTGATACTCCAACTGTTGTTCATCGCCGACGTGTCCCGCCGCCGCGTGCATCTCCCTGAGCAGGAACGCAGCAAGCCGGCGCGCCAGGCCGTCACTTTCCTGCTCATCTGCAACGTTACCATGTGGCTCATTTACACCTTCGAGGCACAGAAAGTACTGGCCAATCCC GTGCAACTGGACTTTTATGGCTACGTGGCCTGGTCCCTGGTTCAACGCTTCACTCTGCCACTTTGCATCTTCCACCGTTTCCACTCAGCTGTAACTCTAGCAGAGATATGGAAGACCAGCTACAAAGCGCGCCTGGAGTGA
- the LOC133517054 gene encoding uncharacterized protein LOC133517054, whose product MLLRCAALFLFLNVVRTSEVAGLSKDFVSDVNARYSLWPSIHHGIRLMTIRKREVEAQTTLKPEVPSGQAHVNSEIGIQGPSEGQSAAQSETKMNVTPVLSAQSTDKPQSPDIVSESSLLVKPHVSPSNVTENGKDGGKLPILDNKTVHKPDKANTTSHNSTSIVDDKTKVHNTTATEPPKINLSDPGVVKRAAIVFGGFALLATAYYFIIYRKKANTSDAKNIHSSIDPNQFRYGVLQSEDNRSNMELSRVPLTMESDEDDDEDLEIFDLGQKKKSLSYINLEQHDEDIVLNDSRSIDMENLLVDIDDTNTDTLINWSGNGSKSVL is encoded by the exons ATGTTATTACGTTGTGCGGCGttatttttgtttctaaatGTTGTGAGGACATCTGAGGTTGCTGGTTTGAGTAAGGATTTTGTTAGTGATGTTAACGCGAGATACTCATTATGGCCGTCGATTCACCATGGAATTAGATTGATGACGATACGTAAGCGCGAGGTGGAAGCGCAAACAACACTCAAGCCTGAAGTACCCTCTGGCCAAGCTCATGTTAATTCAGAAATTGGAATCCAAGGCCCTAGTGAAGGGCAATCTGCTGCCCAGAGCGAAACTAAGATGAATGTGACTCCTGTTCTGTCCGCTCAGTCTACTGATAAGCCTCAGTCTCCTGATATTGTCTCCGAATCGTCTCTGTTGGTTAAACCTCATGTGTCTCCAAGTAATGTAACCGAAAATGGTAAGGATGGAGGAAAACTGCCAATTTTGGATAACAAAACAG TGCACAAACCTGATAAAGCAAACACAACAAGTCATAATTCAACTAGTATAGTTGATGATAAAACAAAAGTACATAACACAACCGCTACAGAACCACCTAAAATCAACCTAAGTGACCCTGGAGTTGTGAAAAGGGCTGCTATAGTGTTTGGTGGATTTGCGCTGCTGGCAACTGCTTACTACTTCATAATATACAG GAAAAAAGCCAACACCAGTGATGCTAAAAACATACACAGCTCAATTGATCCAAATCAATTCCGCTATGGCGTTCTCCAATCGGAAGACAACAGAAGTAACATGGAGTTATCCAGGGTGCCGCTAACAATGGAATCAGACGAGGATGATGATGAAGACTTGGAAATATTTGACTTAGGGCAAAAGAAAAAGTCACTATCATATATCAACTTAGAACAACATGATGAAGATATTGTCTTAAATGACTCAAGAAGTATAGATATGGAGAATCTTCTTGTAGACATTGATGACACAAACACGGACACTCTGATTAACTGGTCTGGGAATGGTAGTAAGTCGGTATTATAA